ACTCCACCTCCAGCGTTTCGCTGCGCGGCACCTCCACGGTGATCCTCACCTGCGCGCCCTTGTAGGCATTCATGCCCTCGGGGCTGGCGAGCAGGGTCAGCGTGTTGCCGTTGCTGATGGTAGAGAGGGTGGCGCGCTCGGCGCGCTTGGCGCAGCGGCGCTTGTTCGCCTTGCACTCGATCTGCATGCGAGCGCGCAGCTCGTCGCCATCGGTGCCGACCACGTCCACCTGGCCGACGGGCAGATCGAGGCGCAGGTGTGCGCCGTCGGGCACCGCCATGCTGACCTCGTGGGTGGGGCCGATCTGCTCCCATACGTCGCCTAGGCCGGTGGCGCTCAGGGAGAGCAGGGCGATCGAGCTACACGCCGCCAGGGCGGCGACGGAGGGGAATCGGGTGTGCTGGGCCATGGGGACGGTCTCTCCTGGGCTGACTCAACTCCCTTTGATGCTGCAACCGCCGGATTGGTTGGCGGTGTTCTGCTCGCCCCCTTGTATCAACGGCTTACGGGCCCAGGCCGGCCGTTTCGGGTGCTGGCGCCGTCCACGCCAGCACCCCTGGTCGCGTGGCGGCGATCAGTCCTCTTCGAGCATCCGGTAGACCATCGCGGCGATGGCGGCGCCGGCGATCGGTGCGAGCCAGAACAGCCACAGCTGTAGCAGCGCCTTGCCATGGCCTGCGAAGGCCAGGATCAGCTCCGGGCCCGTGCTGCGCGCCGGGTTCACCGACGTGTTGGTGACCGGGATCGAGATCAGGTGGATCAGGGTCAGGGCCAGGCCGATCGCGAGGCCTGCGTTCATGGCCACGCCGCGCTTGTCCGTGGCGCCGAGGATGATGAAGAGGAAGAAGCCGGTCATGAGGAGCTCGGTGATCAGGGCCGCCATCATGCCGTAGCCCTGGGGCGAGAGGCTATCGTATCCGTTCACTGCGAGGCTGGATGCACCGAGTTGCAGGGTCGGTTGGTCGGCGCCGTACATGCCCATGTCGCCGGCGATCCAGAGCAGGGCGGCGGCGGCAGCGATCGCGCCGGCCGTCTGCGCGATGACGTAGGCAGGAACCTCCGCCGCCTTGAAGCGTCCCGCTACCGCCAAACCGACGGACACGGCCGGGTTCAGGTGGCAGCCGGAGATATGCCCGATGGCGTAGGCCATGGTGAGCACGGTCAGGCCGAAGGCGAGCGAAACACCTAGGTAGCCGATGCCGACGTCCGGCACGCCGGCAGCGAATACGGCGGCGCCGCAACCGCCGAGCACCAGCCAGAAGGTGCCGATCGCTTCGGCGACGCTGCGTTGGATGAGGTTCATCGAATCACTCCCTAGCTTAAGAACCGACGCCGACCGTAGCGTGGTTCCGAAGCCCGGGATGTGAACAATGATCCTCGCGCCTACCTCAGGTGCTGCTATCGCCTACGATCAGGAACCTGCGGAGATCCGACATCAGCTTGGCGCCCGTGTCGGCGTTGGTGAATACGATGAACCCCACGTCGTGCTCGTCGTAGACCTCGAACATGCAGACGAAATCACCGTTGTTGCCGCCGTGACCGTAGGTCAGGCCCTGAGGCGACTCCATCAGATGAAAGCCCAGGCCGTACTGGGCGGGCCAGGCGGGGTCATCCTGCGGATCCTCGGGGATGCCGACCTGGGGTTCGAACATGCGTTCGTAGCCGGCTGCCGATAGCCCCTTGCGCGCCATCAGGGCGAGCATGAAATTGGCGAACTCCCCCGCTTGCGTGTACATGCTGTGGGCCACGCCGATCTCCTCGGGGAAGTCCTGCACGGACGTGAAGCCCGAGAAGTGGCCCCGCGAGGCGACCTTGTAAAGATCTTCGTTGGCGGAGAAGTAGGTGTGCTCGGCGAATCCCATGGGCACCTGTACTTCGTCATAGACGAGCTGTGACAGGGGCTTGCCGCTCAGCTTGGCGGCGACGCGACCGAGGTACTCAAAGCCCTCGCCCGAGTAGCCGTAGCGCGTGCCCGGGTAGAAGTTGATCTGCATGCGCCCGTCCGCCGTGGCCCAGCGCCAGTTGGGGAAACCCGTCTGGTGGGAGAGCACGTGGCGGGCCGTGATCTTGCGGTAGCGAGGGTCGTCGGCGATCTCCTCG
This sequence is a window from Pseudomonadota bacterium. Protein-coding genes within it:
- the aqpZ gene encoding aquaporin Z, which codes for MNLIQRSVAEAIGTFWLVLGGCGAAVFAAGVPDVGIGYLGVSLAFGLTVLTMAYAIGHISGCHLNPAVSVGLAVAGRFKAAEVPAYVIAQTAGAIAAAAALLWIAGDMGMYGADQPTLQLGASSLAVNGYDSLSPQGYGMMAALITELLMTGFFLFIILGATDKRGVAMNAGLAIGLALTLIHLISIPVTNTSVNPARSTGPELILAFAGHGKALLQLWLFWLAPIAGAAIAAMVYRMLEED